The DNA window GTCCCCTGTGACCGGACTCCACCGTGGTGCGGTCCGATGGCAACGTGCCGAATTCACTTTGCTTTCCGTTACGCGATGCCACGATTGTCGGCGTGAGTTCCTGTGCGGTGCGATGAAACCGGTGTACTAACTCGCCTCGTGAACCTCCCAAACTCTCCGCGAAACTATCAATTTATACTAAAAAATACTATTTCTTACTACTATACACTGAAATCGCCTCGCACACCGGGAGACGAAATCCGACGACAGCGCGATGCGGCCACCGCCGCACGCACTCCCCGTGACAGGCACCGGAGAGCGCGTAAACGTAGGTTTAAACGAGAAGGCGCACAACCCACGGCCATGACCGAATCGGACGCCGAGACGGCGGGTGGCGAACTGGGGTGGTTCGCGGGCGTCGAACCGGACGACGTGGAGGACGGCGCGCGCGCCATCCGGGAGGGGAGCGCCGACGCACCGGCGGACTGGCCCGAGCGGGCCGTCAAAGCCGGGTTTGCCGAGGACGACGCGGACTACTACGCGAAGCTTCGAAAAGCTACCATCCGAGCGACGCGGGACGCGGTGACGGAGCGCGAACGGGCGGACGACCGCCAACTCGTGCACGCGGTGCGCGCGATGGACGACTGTGAATCGGAGGCGAACGAACTCGCTGAACGCGTCGCGGAGTGGGCGGGAACGCTGTATCCCGACGCCGGAACGGGCGTCGGATACGCCCGCGAACTCGCCGAGAGCGACCCCGAAACGCCGGTCGAGGAGCGGGTGGTGTCGCTGGCGGAGCGGGTCGCGGACCTCGCCGACGAGCGCGATACACTCCGGTCGTTCGTGGAGCGACAGGCACCGGCGGTCGCGCCGAATCTCGCCACGCTCGCCGACCCGGTGCTCGCCGCGCGACTCATTGCGCTGGCCGGGGGACTCGAATCGCTGGCGAAGATGCCGGGCGGGACGGTACAGGTGCTCGGCGCGGAGAACGCGCTGTTCGCACACCTCCGCGGACACGCCTCCTCGCCGAAACACGGCATCATCTACACGCACGAAGCGGTTCGGGCGGCCCCACCGGACCAGCGCGGGTCGGCGGCGCGCACGCTGTCCGGGAAACTCGTCATCGCGGCGCGAATCGACCACTACTCGGGCGAACACAACCCGGAACTGAAGGCGGAACTCGACCGCCGGATGGACGCGATTCAGTCGCGGGGTGACGAATGACGCTCCCCGATGGCGTCGAACGGCGGACGTTCGGCGGCGACGACCGACTGGCGACGAAGGGTCACCCGGTCTACGGCGAACCGACCGACGGGGACTGGCGCTGTTGGGACGCTCGGCGCTCGAAGTTAGCCGCCATGCTGGAACACGGGATGGACACCGGTCTGGACGGTGGCGAGACGGTGCTCTACCTCGGAGCGGCGAGCGGAACGACGGTGAGCCACGTCGCCGACTTCTCCGGGCCGACGTACGCGGTCGAATTCGCACCGCGACCGACCCGCGACCTGCTCGACGCGGTGGACGCCCGCGAAAATCTCTTTCCGCTGCTGAAGGACGCGCGAAAACCCGAGACGTACGCGCACGTCGTCGAATCTGACGTCGAGGTGCTCGTTCAGGACGTGGCGACGCGGGGACAGGCCCGCGTGGCCTGTGAAAACGCGCGGTTCCTTCGGGAGGACGGTCGGCTACTTCTCGCCATCAAAGCCCGAAGCGAGGACGTGGCGAGCGACCCGGAAACCGTGTTCGAGCGCGCGCTCGACACGCTTCGGGAGGGGTACGAAATCATCGAAACCCGACGACTCG is part of the Haladaptatus paucihalophilus DX253 genome and encodes:
- a CDS encoding fibrillarin-like rRNA/tRNA 2'-O-methyltransferase is translated as MTLPDGVERRTFGGDDRLATKGHPVYGEPTDGDWRCWDARRSKLAAMLEHGMDTGLDGGETVLYLGAASGTTVSHVADFSGPTYAVEFAPRPTRDLLDAVDARENLFPLLKDARKPETYAHVVESDVEVLVQDVATRGQARVACENARFLREDGRLLLAIKARSEDVASDPETVFERALDTLREGYEIIETRRLEPFHVDHLGVVAVPRKV
- a CDS encoding NOP5/NOP56 family protein, producing MTESDAETAGGELGWFAGVEPDDVEDGARAIREGSADAPADWPERAVKAGFAEDDADYYAKLRKATIRATRDAVTERERADDRQLVHAVRAMDDCESEANELAERVAEWAGTLYPDAGTGVGYARELAESDPETPVEERVVSLAERVADLADERDTLRSFVERQAPAVAPNLATLADPVLAARLIALAGGLESLAKMPGGTVQVLGAENALFAHLRGHASSPKHGIIYTHEAVRAAPPDQRGSAARTLSGKLVIAARIDHYSGEHNPELKAELDRRMDAIQSRGDE